GTAGCACAGCAAGCAGTGGAAGCAACTTTATGCATTCTGAAAACTCTTGAGCATGAAAGAGAAGTTAGATGCTAACTTGTAATCTTTTCTGTATTGAAGATAATTTCCGCTTTGAAAATGAAGGAGTTAGAAACAAGGAGTGGGGGGGGAACACTATATGTAATTACAAGGAAGAATACATCGCAAGTATTTTAAGTACAGTAAAATAAGTTTCCTCTTTACTTGTTAATTTTTAATTGATGCAAAGTAGGCTTGAGATAATGGTCTGCTGTTAGCTAGTAGTGGAAATCAGTGAACTTTTCTGTAGGAGCTTAAAGCCCTTTATAGTTTTGGAATCAATCAGCTCTTGCTaaccaaattatttttaaactgtaGGATTTGGCATATTAAATGACTAGGTTAAACttacattatttaaaaagttGTTTAATACAACTATTTGTTTGAAGAATTAGAATGAAATGACAAAACAGAGTCAGCTCTATCATATGACCAGTCTGAGCTggaaaaatcaataaaataacATTGTTTTGATATACGCACTCAGTGAGTAAGAGAGAGACTATTTCTGAAAAAaactttcaaatatttatttacattgaACAAACAAAGGTATATTAAATTGTTGAAGTCTTTCTATAGCTTAAATGGAAGTGGATTAAAGAAGGAGAAACAATCTGATTTCTTATGTTTCATGTGTGAGGTACCCCTTCTCTCTAAAGTAGTAAATGCAGAACAAAAGCATGCACTCTTTCCCTTGCAAGCATATGTAGTTTTTTACATGAATAGGACTTTAAAAGATGACCTATGAAGGACTTGCTTAAAAGCCAGAGTTCTGCCTTTTTCTGTTTTAAGAAAGTCTGAAAGGGTGAAACTGATTCAAATTTGTATAACTGCTTAAGGATTTtcattatttgggggggggagggggagaggttggcaggaggagagagaaaggggtcatatgttttattttgtataCTTTAGAGTAAACTCAGTAATGTCATCTGCTCTTCCCTGTTTTGGAAAACTTTCTGCATGTTTCAGCttttgtttttggggttgtttttttttttcaattagtcATTAAAATTAAGTAACTGAAGTAGTCTTTCAATATGGACTAAAGTTACTCATTACTCCTTTCATTCTGTTGATACTTGTGATCTCCTGCCATTACTTCTCTAGCCTTCAGCCAGAGCTGAAAGAATAGGCTGGAATTTGCAGTCTTaaagcaaagagaagaaaaaaatggtaaaaacCAATGcttggaagcaaaaaaaaaaaaaaaaaaaaaggccctcaCATGCCAGAAAGAAGCAAAGAGGAGGACAAAACTAAATTTTTCAGATTGTGTAttgctcattttaaattaaattaaaatcagtGACTTTGTAAGCTCCAAATAAGAATCGTGAGCAACAGTAAAACTGTTTGAAATGTGAAAGCTATAACTCAACTGTCAGTCTGACCAAGCTACTATTTATCTAGGTTATACTACCCCAACTGCCCCTCCAGCTTATAGCCAGCCTGTCCAGGGATATGGCACAGCTGCCTATGATGCTACAACAGCTACAGTTACCACCACCCAGGCTTCTTATGCAGCACAGTCCCCTTATGGCACCCAGCCTGCCTACCCAGCCTATGGGCAGCAGCCAGCAACATCCGCACCTGCAAGGTAATGTTGTCTTTCTTCTTAAATAAGATTCATTTTCCTTACCTATTGTTAAGAGCCCTTTTTCGGTCGATTAAAGAGCAACAACAGATATGCTTGAATCCACTGCTCTTTCTCAAAATCAAAGATGGGAAGTGTTGCTGTGTTTTTTATCCTATTTTGTAGGGCCTAGGGTTTTTCTCTCCAGTGTAGTGAATCAGTGATATTGCCAGTTGTGACAGGAAGTACTAGTGATGAACAAAACAGTTCATTTGGCTGGAAGTAAAGTACAGAAAATTAACTTTTGTCTAGTCATTGAGTTAAAGGGTTACTTAAAATAGTGTTACCTAACATGCCCTTGTGCTTGGATTTTGGAACAGGTAGGTACATGGATGACTTCAGATGTAGAATGTATACAGCATGTCTGACTTATGCTGATACCAAGCCTTTTACTTAATTGATTATTCAGTATATAAGAAAGGTTtattggagggagggaaggagggactgGCATTTAAAAATAGGGTGTAGGGCAGTAAATTACAAATAGTTTAGTCATTTATAGAAATTAAACTATTTTGTTTAGTAAGTACTTCAACAGATTTTGATGTGAAAGCCAAAAGCTTATGTCTACCCAAGGCGACCTTTAGGTCAAATTTATCAAGTAGAGTTTAGTGTTCTCAAATAGAATTAGTATTCTAAAGCATGTTTGAGGGATTATCTGCATCCTTATTGCAAGAAGAATTGTGGCAGAGATGTGCCTTTGATACAAGATAACTCATTATCGCTCAATTTTTCCCTTAGACCCCAGGATGGCAGCAAGCCAGTGGAAACTAGCCAGCCTCAGTCAAGTACAGCAGGCTACAGCCAGCCCAGCCTAGGATACGGACAGAGTAACTACAGTTATCCTCAGGTGCCTGGCAGTTACCCTATGCAGCCAGTCACTGCACCTCCATCCTATCCTCCTACAAGGTAACTTCTCCAGAAAACTAGATTTATTAATGCTGGATTTGGAGCATAAAACATGGGTAAATCCTTGTGCTGTTGGTTTTTgtgagtttgtttttttaaggaactTCCCTAGTTTGCAGAGATGTAAAATGTGTTGTGCTTTAAttgcttgctttttaaaactCTTCTTGACACACTTGCAAGAGattatcccctttggccagtttTTACTTTCTGGGTCAAAGAGGGAGGAAAAACACGATTGTGATGGAGTAAGTCCCTGTTGAAGGAGGCATATCTTTAAAGGCAGGCATGGCATAATATTTAAAGGTGAATATTTCTTTAATGTGAAAGCTACTCATTAACCTGTAACATGTTGTTGCTGCCTAATATTTTGAGTCTTGAAGAAGGAATAGTTTAGGTTCTGATCCCTTCACTCCTTTGCAGTGTTAGCttttgattttgtttaaaaaaaaaaagaaaaagaagaagaattatCTGTTGAATTGTTGATCCTGAAATGTAAAATGggcattgttttttaaattatttggtgTGTTAGAAAAAACTGAAAGCAAGTCTGGTTTATTTTGTAGGAAACATCCATGAAATAACAAATAATTATTCTTCTTGTGTTTAAAAGTTGGTGAAATAAACTATTGGTTGAAATTTAATCTGGCATACATCTATAATCTTCTGTGGTGCTAAAATCCTATACTGGCAATGTCTGTTTTCAGACATTTACCtgaatttatttatatatatattttgctagGAAAACACCCTTCATCTTTActcactcctcccacccccagtgatTTATATTTACCTCTTTCTAGTGCCATAAAGAACAAGGGACCATACTAAAAAAACTTTAGCAACCCAGTTTGGATGCTTATTTCTTTTGTAATACTTGTAGATCAGCACCTGTAAACTGATTGCTTTTTGTAGAACTTGGGATAATGCAGGCTACTTAAGACTTGCATTGCTGTCTAGTTAGGCACTTCTGCAGCCCATTCTGTAGGGgatttgatttagattttttCTAAAATCACTTGTATCTTTCAGCTATTCATCTACACAGCCAAGTAGCTATGATCAGAGCACTTACTCACAGCAGAGTTCCTATGGGCAGCCAAGTACCTATGGTCAACAGACAAGCTACGGTCAGCAAAGCAGTTATGGACAGCAACCACCCACTAGTTATCCACCTCCAACCGGATCCTACAGCCAGGCCCCAAGCCAGTATAGCCAACCGAGCAGCAGCTATGGCCAACAGAGTGAGTTTGCTTAACATCTTCTGTTAGTACAAGACTTGTATCTTGCTTTATACTTGCATAAAGCAAATGAAACATACTGGTAAATTCCTGAAAGAGGCTTTGTATGAGTTCAGTGTTAGAACCCAGATGTTATTTATATTAAATAAGAACCTTGCAAGCATATTGATGGTAATACATATAACCTGTTGCGTTTGTTTGGCTTTCTCAATTTTGTTGCAGTTGTGATGCCCTGCCCCTGACACTTCTGGAGCGTGGAAGTGAGCAACTTGTTAATGTGTGTAGAAACACAGATTTATATGAATGGTTAAAATGAGCAAGACTACTTTGTGACCGGTAGTTCTGTCAGCAGATAATTCTGTAGACTCTTGACTACCTGGGAGTAGCTTCAAGCTTGATTCTGTAAATGTAATGCAGTACACCTTTCTTTAAATGAACCATTGCATTAAGATCCACATATAACAGTTGTTCCTCAGTATTGCTAGGATTCTTGGTACTGAAGGCATGCGTGTATAAGGAATGGGTATTTCAGAATAAGATTGCTGCCATCTAAATATCTTCAATACTAATTTTCCACAGGTTCATTCCGTCAGGACCATCCCAGCAGCATGAATGTATATGGACAAGAATCTGGAGGTTACTCAGGCCCAGGAGAAAATCGGAACATGAGCGGCCCTGATAACCGGGGCAGGGGACGAGGGGGATTTGATCGTGGAGGCATGAGCAGAGGTGGGCGGGGAGGAGGACGCGGTGGAATGGGGTAAGAGCAAATCTTTTCTCTCTTTACCTAATTCTGTTTTACCCGTAGGATTGGAAGTGGAAAGAGGGGACTGAAAGATTGAAATGTACAACCACATTTCCATGGAGAATGCTTATCAATAGCAGGCTTGCTTCTAGTCCATGGAGATGTCATTCTAGGGGAAGTAGGGGCAggagctattttttttcctgcagctggttggGTTTTGGGGAATTAAGGGTGTAGCTAAATATCGAACTTTCAGCTCCCTTCATGGTTATCAAGAGGTGAAATCCTCTGGGGTTTAACAATAACTGgataaaacacacacaaaccttcCAAGAGATCCAAGATTCACTTTCTTTGCCTCACTACTGGGATCTTGATGTTTCAGGTATGTACATAATGGAAGCCTAATGTCAGCTATTATAATGTCTGTCTGTTTGTACTAGAAGTAGCACTTGGAGCTACTATCATAATTGAATGTGTGGGTCAGATTATTGCCGTTGCAGCCATGACTCTAGAATGGCCAGAGTAAGGAGAACTTGGTTGGAGAGTGAAGGAAAAGCCAAGAACACAAAGATCTGACTTGACTTCCCCAAGGAGCCCTCGGGTGGTCTAAAATCAGTTTGGTCATTTTAACTAATGGCATAATCTTGTTTAGTAAGCCTATTTATTCAGGTCCGTACTTTATATCTCCCTGTCTCTGGTGTCTGTTTTAATAAAGGTGAGGATGATGAACTAATATCAAAAGCTGCTGTAAGGAAGGTGTAGCTTTGTGTGTGTTCTGTCCCTCTGTAACATAGTTTAAAGCTATGCAGACTGTCATCACTACCAATTAGATAAGGGGAAGTGGGAAGTGTAAAACATCAGGGTGATCTTGGTAAAAGATTAGTTTTATTTATCTGGCTGGGGCAGTCCTACAGCCATTCATGAATGTGCTTTTTTTATAGCTCTGTTGGATTAATTGAAGAAGTTACTCTGTCATTCTGCATAGCTTACCTAAAATGTATCCAGACAGCTTGAAATCTTTATTggagaaatgcagccacttgcttttttttttaatgtagttttaAGGATTTATATTAATATTGCAACACATGTGACTTCATAATTGGCTTGGATGGAAGAGTTCCATTGTTCTATATAAAGATTTCAGCCATAATGTATTTCTCTAATGTGTTTAAAGTAGATGTAGACACTTGAAATTACTATCATCACATTTTAAAACTTCTAGCCATCTCAGTACTTTACATTTGCAAAAGATTCACaaatttttttctctctaattTCACCCCTGTAATCGGAGATTAAATGGCTTTTTGTAGTGATTTCCAGCGGAGTAGAATTTTTGAGGGACCTCTGCTTTATGAATGTAGATTTTTCTACTGTCCGTAGAAACGGTGGCCTTTCCATGAAGCAGTAGGTTCAGCACCAAGGGGGCAGGGTAGGGGAACTCGGCCCTTTTTATCATGCTGTGGTGATGGATTTCAGTGTCTCCTGCAGGTAAGGAGCTCAATGTTATTAACATGCCCTTTTTCATTGActcaattattttatattttcattggCTTGTTAAACATGGAAACTTTTTAACATGCTTTGTCGCATTTATATGCTACAGGTTACAAAGTGAGAGCCTTGTATACACTTCAATACTTAAAAAGTACCCGTACTCAGTACTCAGCCGGCAGCCTAATGAAAAGTGGGACTAGACACGGTGTCCATATGGAGAGGAAAAATATACATagaatattttttaatcaaatgtaTTCATTGTATAAATGGAATCCTTCTGTAACTTTGGTAACTGCATACTTGTTATTTGGTAATaaaagcagaggaggtatactacTTTAGAATTGTGTAACATTAAAAAGTGTAAAACGTGTGTTTAAAGAGAGAGACATTACATATATGGTGTgtacttttaagaaaaaaagaggaagcaaaGCTGCATGCAACAGCTTGGAACTGTGTATTTAAAAATTTCTAGGTATTAAAGGTGCAATATTTGCTAGAAAATAGATGGTACGCTCCCTCCTCGATTCCCTCCTACCAAACAAACCCATCCTCTCAAAAAACAAAGTCCATTTCAGGTGGCATTTTCCTAGCTAACCAGTAGTTGTAAACTAAGAGCCTAAAGCTTTTACATTAAAAGCTGCAGGCTGTGATTCTGCATTGGCCTGTCTAAGATCTTAAAtcctgttttggtttgtttttttttttgtgtccaCAAAGCTGCACCCCCAGGCCTATGagccctgatatatttgtaagttCTTTTTCCACAGAGACTGTTAAATTCAGTAGTGACCTGAATGTGTATACCTTTATACTAAGGTTTTAATGGAAATGTCATCTGAACTGTGTTCTTCTAGGTATTGCATATGGTTGTTTCCTGCCTTTATCTGTTAATGTTAGGGATTTGGGGCTCAGTTTGCTGTCTTGCTGCCAGAGGCTGAGGGTGCACCTTTATGTACACAGAAAGGGGAGGGAGTTGACCAGTAGATGatgttaattatttttctttaaaaaaaaaaaaaaaatctaggcatAATTTAAAAGttctaaatgttttctttttcccaagTATTGCACTGATTAATACCAATACAAGTAATGAAAGGGTTCCACAGCAAAAGTGGTGTCTAAAGCCAGACAAACAAGGTTGTGTATGTAAAGGAAATTTGAGCAAGCTGCCCTGAAGAAAGGCATAGTGacgagatgagagagagagagagacagatgcaTTGTTTGGAGATGTTTAGCCAGTGCCCTTCTTCCCAGTGAGCCCCAGAGGCTCAGAGCGGTACTGGCTTTTTAAAGGGAAAGGCCTTCATTTCTTCGTTTATCCCCCCAGCAGCGCTGGAGAGCGAGGTGGCTTCAATAAGCCTGGTGGTAAGTTTTTGAGCATTACAATGgatagtgtttaaaaaaaatttcagtcagtttttagaaaaaaatataatttttattagTTTCGTAAGTGGTTAAAAATGACATATGCAACAAGACTTTAATGGGTACTGCCGGCAATGCCTAGGGGTATAAGGTTTAACCTATGGTTACAGAACAAAGGGTAACGAAGTATTGAGAAACTACTTCTGTAATTTGGGGAGAATAGATTTGTTtggatttaataaataaaaaagtaactTTTTTATAAACTTAACACTGATTGGCCCAATAAAGTGTTAAAAAAGTGTAATAGTGGTTTAATGGTTTAAAAGGCTGCTAAAATCATAGCAAACTGATCACAGAGTTAAAAGGTGCATTGCTAACATTTTTGCAATGCAGGTCAATTTGAGTTTAACAAACACCATCAAATGGTGGTTGTAAGTAGATAGTTTTGTGTGTGTCAGTTTTTCAGGCTGCAAGACGTGCACTAACAAcattttatctgattttttttttcctgactggcAGGACCCATGGAAGAAGGACCAGATCTTGATTTAGGTAATTTTTGCATAACTGTTCAGAGTGCCTTCCCACTTAACCTCATCCCCATGTAGCCATCCTTCAGATAACTTGTCCACAAAAAAATCCCTCCACCTTATTTCTTACCCATCTGTATTAAATGCCCAAGAATACTCATCCTCTGTAATTCAGTGTTTTTATGACAATTTCATTTGCTGTTGCCTTTTTGATTAATCGAACAGCCAGCTAGCTGACTTAAATTTGCAAGCATTCATTAGATCCTTATTCCTTTGCTCAGGAAATGAGGTTCTGTTTTTGAGCAGTTAATATCTGCTATATCTGAATAGCCAGGGATTAACTTTAAGCAATATAAAAACAAATCTAGTATCTGCCTGTGTAGTGATCActtcttttctctttaaaaaacttCTCTCCCTTTCCTTGCTCTTCTACCCCATAGCTTGTGAATTTGTAATCTGTTCTTTCCTATCACATGCATACAAAGGCACATTTTTACAGTTGCTGTGTCCCAGAACCAGCTTATAGTTTTGACTGGTTATAAAGGACCTACTGCAGCAAGAAAATAGCTGTTTAGGCTAAATGTTGGTACACAGTTACACAAAGGATGTAAAATCCTGGTATGTACTTGCAGCTGGTATCCAGTTTTAACACAGATGTTTTTCTTCAGTTACTACCTAAAATTTTCCACATCATACCAATATGGTCACTAACCATCCTGTTTTAGCTGTGGTTCACCTGGCACATCAGTGTTATAATGCATCCCATTTAAGATGTCCATGGAGAATGTAGAATAGAATGTCTATTTAAGTAGCGTGAATAGAACTACCTTTTGCTAAATCCAATTGATTTCATTACTGAGAGGGATGACTTAAATGAGTTTAAATATACCTGCTAATTCACTCGGAACAGCAAACACTCCTGCTTTTCATCCctcatgtttgtttgtttcattatTACCTACTGTTTGTGCTCAGCTGTTTTCACCTCATTAAGGTGTGTTACCACACCTTTACTTATAGGACTTTGCTGCTGGTAGCACACTTGAAATGGGCAGGACCTCACCAGTTTTTGGCAGGAAACATGAGCTGAAAGGAATAAGTACCTTCCATGTTGGGCAGTTTTTTTGATTGACAGATAAGACCACTATATGTGGTTTAAACTGTATATACCCTATCATGACAGGAAACCAGACCAAAAATCCTCTCTTGGGTGGAGGTGAATGGGAAATAAAGTAAAGGTGAACAAACAAAAATTGTGTCTTTATAAGCACTCCTGCTGCCTTGTGTTAATGACACCTGGGTTAATTTGATTTCCTTAGGCCCGTCTGTAGACCCTGATGAAGATTCGGACAACAGTTCAGTGTATGTACAGGGACTGAATGACAATGTGACCCTGGAAGAGCTAGCAGACTTCTTCAAACAATGTGGTGTTGTCAAGGTGAGTGACAGCATGTATGTCAAGGACAAATGTGGAATGAGCAGTAAATCATGTTCCACACTTATTCACGGGGCTGGACTCTCAACCTTTTCCATACCAGGGTATGCCTCTTATGCATCCATCCCATTTGTCTGGAAACTAATCCAGACGTATTTATCATTTATCCACCCCATTTATCTGGAAACCGTTTCCCATTTAACACTGGAAAGGAGAGAGGATTGTCTTAACCACCCAGATTGAGAATCCCTGAAATAAGCCGCAGGTCTTCCAAAGAGCCTCTTATGACTTGTCATTCAGTTTTATATTGCAGTTCTAAATGCTGCAGTATTGGTATCCATTGAGAATGGAATTGTTTCCATGTTGGTATTGTTCTTTTCTGAAACATTGGAATATTAGCagaactaggaataatggaaggGAGTACAAAAAGGGATGTGGATTCATCTTAATTCAGTTTTGTCCAATTGCATCTGGCATTATCAGGTACATAAGTTGTTAACCAGATCCTATTCTGAACATGGTTCTTAAATGTATTCAAATTGTAATGGTTCAGACGTTTTTGTGCTCTAAAGGATCCCTCTGTGTGTCAACTCTCCTTTCTTCAGTCTTGGGGGTTGGGTCACAAGAACAAGGTTTGCTAGGTGAGCTTTGTTGACTTAAATTGAACGGGGGAAATGCAGGAAAGACCTTGCCTTTCAGCTTAGTATCAAACTGCAAATTAAAGTGAGATTCTGATTTTGCATTAGATGAACAAGAGAACTGGGCAGCCAATGATAAATCTTTACATTGATAAAGAAACTGGAAAACCAAAAGGAGATGCCACTGTGTCCTATGATGACCCTTCAACTGCTAAAGCAGCTATAGAGTGGTTTGATGGTAagtaattgggggaaaaaaacctgatgAGAGTAGTTTCGTTCAGGATTTCATAGCTAAACTCTCTGCTAACTTGGACTAGGAAAGCGGGTGTTTGCCTTAAGCAGAGGGAAGGTGATAACAAGGTATTAAAAGAGTAAGATCTGGTTTGCCTTCCAGGATTTTATCTGGGAGATTTTCAGATTACATAAAAGAGACTGCTCAGTGCTCTTATTTCCCAGCTAGCATTGGCTCCCTCTTCTAATGTCTGATAACCTCTGGAGAGGAgagtttcttcttttttcaggTCAAATGGGGACTCTTTCCACCCAAAGACTTTTTGGTATGAGGAAACGTTTCCCTGTGATCATTGACCCTACTTCTCCACTGAATTATGTGCCAATTTATTCAAGCTTAGTTTCCTTTTCTAATAGTGGAAGTATACAAACACAAAAATGAACTCTTCCttcctgtatttttttccttaggaAAAGATTTCCAGGGGAACAAACTCAAAGTTACTCTCACAAGAAAGAAGCCACCAATGAATAGTATGAGAGGTGGGATGCCCCAACGTGAACAACGTGGAATGCCTCCTCCGCTCCGTGGAGGTAATGTACTGGATCTGGATGAGCTGCAAAGCCCTTGACCCCCTACCATGTTGCTCCAAGGGTGTAGCCTACTCTGGTCTACAttctgggctgcagaggtcaTCAGCATCTGTTGAAATTAATGAATTCTTTCTATCAGGTCCAGGAGGTCCTGGTGGTCCTAGTGGTCCAATGGGCCGTATGGGAGGCAGAGGCGGAGACAGGGGTGGCTTTTCCTCAAGGGGACCTCGGGGTTCTAGAGGAAACAGCTCTGGTGGGAATGTCCAGCATCGAGCTGGAGACTGGCAGTGCCCCAATCCGTAAGTATATCTGAACTGTGCGCATCTGAACTGTGACATCTTTTTCTCCTCTATTCTTGCATGTTGAACCTGACATCACTCCCTCGCTTGCAAGTTACCTGCCTTGCTGCTCTGTGTTGCCTTCATCTCCTGCAGAATAGCCTAACCTTGTTGTGCTTTGTCATAACCAGAAACAAATGTGCCTATCCTGAATTGGAACCCCATTGTTCTGTACAAAACAGCAAAAAGACAGGCCTTTGCCCCAAGAACTTATTTGGAATGTCCCAGAATATTCTTAGTCAAGTCATTTAGGGTAATGTGTTGCCATTCTTGTCTACTGGCAAGATGCATCTGAGAATGGAAAGAGATGCCTATTATGCAGAACTGCTGGTGTGTATATGAAGTAATCTTCAAGACCTGCAAAATGGAGACATGCAGGCTGATTGACTTGATCAGTGCCATAGCTTCAGTATCAGTCCTTGTTCACCTCCCACTTTGTATTAGCTCCCCTACTAGGTCAGTTATGCCAGTTAAAATCATTAGGTCTTTGAATGTAATATCTGCATGTTAAGAATCTTTTTAAGTTTTACTAACTGATGGCTCTATCTAGGGGATGTGGAAACCAGAACTTTGCTTGGAGAACAGAGTGTAATCAGTGCAAGGCTCCTAAACCAGAAGGCTTTCTTCCACCACCCTTTCCACCTCCAGGTATGTATATGCCCCAGTTATTACTGATAATCTGCTGACTCTGGGAAGCAGTTGTCAAGATGGTGTGCTTCTGCCTTAACTTTGTGGCTAACATGGCTTATGCACTATTCTCAAGGAGTGTCTGTTTTTAGTCCTAGATGATTACTGGGTCTAAATCAAAGCCCATTTTGagctgcagaggcagcctgccaCTCATTGCTCTCCCCtagatcttttcttttcttttcttttcttttaaactcCTTTCTTttgtgcctgcctgcagcagtccAGTTCTCCAAAGCATCATCATCAACTTGTGTTGCTCCCAGTCAGAGTAATCTCTCTTCaccttgctgtctctctctcggAACTCCTTAATGGATCTTGAAAGAGTAGCATAACACTTTTAGTGGGTGTTCAGGAATACCTGTAGCGCCTCCAATCTA
Above is a genomic segment from Alligator mississippiensis isolate rAllMis1 chromosome 10, rAllMis1, whole genome shotgun sequence containing:
- the EWSR1 gene encoding RNA-binding protein EWS isoform X1 — protein: MASTDYSTYSQAAAQQGYSAYAAQPAQGYAQTTQTYGQQSYGTYGQPTDVNYTQAQTTATYGQTAYATSYGQPPTGYTTPTAPPAYSQPVQGYGTAAYDATTATVTTTQASYAAQSPYGTQPAYPAYGQQPATSAPARPQDGSKPVETSQPQSSTAGYSQPSLGYGQSNYSYPQVPGSYPMQPVTAPPSYPPTSYSSTQPSSYDQSTYSQQSSYGQPSTYGQQTSYGQQSSYGQQPPTSYPPPTGSYSQAPSQYSQPSSSYGQQSSFRQDHPSSMNVYGQESGGYSGPGENRNMSGPDNRGRGRGGFDRGGMSRGGRGGGRGGMGSAGERGGFNKPGGPMEEGPDLDLGPSVDPDEDSDNSSVYVQGLNDNVTLEELADFFKQCGVVKMNKRTGQPMINLYIDKETGKPKGDATVSYDDPSTAKAAIEWFDGKDFQGNKLKVTLTRKKPPMNSMRGGMPQREQRGMPPPLRGGPGGPGGPSGPMGRMGGRGGDRGGFSSRGPRGSRGNSSGGNVQHRAGDWQCPNPGCGNQNFAWRTECNQCKAPKPEGFLPPPFPPPGGDRGRGGPGGMRGGRGGLMDRGGPGGMFRGGRGGDRGGFRGGRGMDRGGFGGGGGGGGRRGGPGGPPGPLMEQMGGGGRGGRRGGPGKMDKGEHRQERRDRPY
- the EWSR1 gene encoding RNA-binding protein EWS isoform X2: MASTDYSTYSQAAAQQGYSAYAAQPAQGYAQTTQTYGQQSYGTYGQPTDVNYTQAQTTATYGQTAYATSYGQPPTGYTTPTAPPAYSQPVQGYGTAAYDATTATVTTTQASYAAQSPYGTQPAYPAYGQQPATSAPARPQDGSKPVETSQPQSSTAGYSQPSLGYGQSNYSYPQVPGSYPMQPVTAPPSYPPTSYSSTQPSSYDQSTYSQQSSYGQPSTYGQQTSYGQQSSYGQQPPTSYPPPTGSYSQAPSQYSQPSSSYGQQSSFRQDHPSSMNVYGQESGGYSGPGENRNMSGPDNRGRGRGGFDRGGMSRGGRGGGRGGMGAGERGGFNKPGGPMEEGPDLDLGPSVDPDEDSDNSSVYVQGLNDNVTLEELADFFKQCGVVKMNKRTGQPMINLYIDKETGKPKGDATVSYDDPSTAKAAIEWFDGKDFQGNKLKVTLTRKKPPMNSMRGGMPQREQRGMPPPLRGGPGGPGGPSGPMGRMGGRGGDRGGFSSRGPRGSRGNSSGGNVQHRAGDWQCPNPGCGNQNFAWRTECNQCKAPKPEGFLPPPFPPPGGDRGRGGPGGMRGGRGGLMDRGGPGGMFRGGRGGDRGGFRGGRGMDRGGFGGGGGGGGRRGGPGGPPGPLMEQMGGGGRGGRRGGPGKMDKGEHRQERRDRPY